The Deinococcus budaensis genome contains the following window.
TCCCCATGACCGACGACGCCCACGCCCGCGCCAACGCCGAACAGCTGCGCCTGCTGCGCGAGGCCCTGGCCGGAACGGACGCCGCCGGGCGCCCCGGAGCGCCTGCCACCGCTGCGGCGCCCTCGGCCCCACTCCCGCTCCCGGGCGTCTCCGGGCCGGTCCGCTCCTCCTGAAGGCTGCGGGGGTCGGGGGGGCCGCCCTTGCGCCTTGAGCAAGGCGTCACGTCGGGGGAGTGGCCACCCCGCCGGGACGTATGCTGCCTTGCAGCGCTGCGGCACCCGGCCGCGCTCTCGCCCGCTTCCTTTTCCCGGAGGTACCCCATGACCCGTGACGAACGCAACGACGCCAGCGGCGACAAGCAGGACGCGACCGGCGACATCCAGCCGGACACCGGCAGCGGCCTGAGCGATCAGGAAGCCGCCGAGCTGAACGCGACCCCCGGTCGCGGCGCCCGCCAGGAATCCGGCGCCCAGCTTTCGGACGCGTATGTGCAAGACCACGTGGAGGGCACGGCCAGCGCCACGCCCGACATTCCCGACATCGAGCCGGGCAGCGGCAAACGCTGAGCTTTCCCCCACAGCGGGCCGCGCCCCACCCCGCCAGACCGGCACGGGTGGGGCGCGGCTCTGGCGCAGGTTACTTCACCACGATATTGATGATCCGCCCCGGCACGTAGATCTCCTTCACCGTCTCCTTGCCCTCCACGAAGCGGGCCACGTCGGGGTGGGCGCGGGCGGCGGCCATCGCCTCGGCCTGGCTGGCGGTCTTGGAGATCTCGACCTGCCCGCGCACCTTGCCGCTGACCTGCACGCCGACCGTCACCGTGTCGCGGGTAGCGGCGGCCTCGTCCACCTGGGGCCAGGACTGGACGTGGACGCTTTCCTGGCCTCCGCGCTGGGTCCAGATTTCTTCCGCGATGTGGGGCACGACCGGGGCCAGCATCCGGTTAAAGATGTCCAGCGCCTCCTGCCAGGCCGGGGTGCCGAAGGCCGGGGAGCGCTTGGCCTTGACCAGCGTATTTGTCAGTTCCATCAGGGCGGCGATGATGGTGTTGAAGCTCAGGCGCTCGAAGTCGCCCGTCACCTTGTGCAGCGCCGAGTGGACCGCGTAGCGCAGCTCCGCTTCGGTGACCTTCTCCTGTGGTCCGGGCACCTGGGCGTCGAAATACAGCGCCCAGACGCGCCCCAGCCACTTCGCGGGGCCGTTGATGCCGCTGGGGTCCCAGGGGCCGCCGACCTCCCAGGGGGCGATGAACATCAGGTACGCCCGCACGGTGTCCACCCCGTATTCGCGCACCAGATCGTCGGGATCGACCACGTTGCCGCGCGATTTGCTCATCTTCTCGCCATCGGGTCCCAGGATGATGCCCTGGTTGCGCAGCCAGCGGAACGGCTCCCGCTGGGTGGTCAGGCCCAGGTCGCGCATCGCCTTGGTCCAGAAGCGCGAATACAGCAGGTGCAAGATCGCGTGCTCGATCCCGCCCGTGTACAGGTCCACCGGCAGCAGGTTCGCGTGCGCCGGGTCGAAGGGCCTCGCGCCGTCGTGCGGCGACAGGTAGCGGTACATGTACCAGCTCGAATCGACGAAGGTGTCCATGGTGTCGGTGTCGCGCTCGGCGGGGCCGCCGCAGACCGGGCAGGTCGCATGCGTCCATTCCCTGTCCAGCTTCAGCGGACTTTGCCCGGTGGGCGTGAACTCCACGTTCTCGGGCAGGCGGACGGGCAACTGCTCGGCCGGAACGGGCTGCGCCCCGTGCTCGGCGCAGTACACGATGGGAATGGGCGTGCCCCAGTAACGCTGACGGCTGACCAGCCAGTCGCGCAGGCGGTAGGTGGTCTTGGCCTGCGCCACCCCCCGCGCTTCCAGCCGCTCGACCACGTGGGCGATGCTCGCCTTGCCGCCGGGCAGGCCGTCGAACTCGCCCGAGTTCACGATCAATCCCTCGCCCGCGTAGCTCGTCTCGGCGCCACTCGGGTCCATCGCTTCCCCACCCTCAGGCCGGATCACCTCCTTGATGGGCAGCCCGAACTTGCGCGCAAACTGGAAGTCGCGCTCGTCGTGGGCGGGCACGGCCATGATCGACCCCGTCCCGTAGGTCACCAGCACGTAGTCCGCGACCCAGATGGGCAGCGGCTGGCCGCTGACGGGGTGGGTGGCGTAGCTGCCGGTAAAGACGCCCGTCTTCTCGCCCACGTCCTGCTGGCGCTCCACGTCCGTCTTGCGGCCCGCCGCCTCGACATAGGCGCGCACGGCCTCCGCCTGCTCGGGGGTGGTCAGCGCCTCCACCTTGGCATGCTCGGGCGCCAGCACCAGGAAGGTCGCGCCCAGCAGGGTGTCGGGGCGGGTGGTAAAGACGGTCTCGGGTCCGGCGGGGGTGGGGAAGGTGACCTCCGCGCCCACCGACTTGCCGATCCAGTTGGTCTGCATCAGCCGCACGCGCTCGGGCATGTCGGTTCCCGAGAAATCCAGCAGTTCGTCGGCGTAGTCGGTGATTTTCAGGTACCACTGGCTCAGGTTGCGGCGCTCGACCGGGGTGCCGCAGCGCTCGCAGGCGCCGTCCACGACCTGCTCGTTGGCCAGCACAGTCTGGTCTTTGGGGCACCAGTTCACCAGCCCGCCTTTTTTGTAGGCCAGGCCGCGCCGGAAGAACTCGGTGAAAAACCACTGGTTCCAGCGGTAGTACTCGGGGTCACAGGTGGCAAAGCGGCGGCTCCAGTCGATCATGGTGCCCATGCGCCGGAACTGTCCGGTCATGTGCTCGATGTTCGAATAGGTCCAGGTCGCCGGGTTCAGGCCGTGCTTGATCGCCGCGTTCTCGGCGGGCAGCCCGAAAGCGTCGAAGCCCATCGGAAAAAAGACGTTGTACCCGCGCATCCGCATCCAGCGGGCGCGGGCGTCGGGCGCCACGTTGGCGTACCAGTGGCCGATGTGCAGGTTGCCACTGGGGTACGGAAACATCGTCAGGGCGTAGTGCTTGGTTTTGGCCGGGTCCTCGCGGAAGGTGTACAGCCCGTCTTGCTCCCAGGCCTCCTGCCACTTCGGCTCGATGGCGTGCGGGTTGTAGCGCTCGGCGCGCGGTTCCTGAATCTCGATTCTGGTCATGGAAGGCTCCTTGAAAGCAAAAAATCGCCCCGGCCTGCAACAGCCGGGGACGGGCACGCGGAAGCCGTTGGGCTAGGCGAGTCGTCCCCGGGTGGCAAGCGCAGAGCGGATCATGGAAGACAGTGTAAAGGACTGGCGCGGCGAGAGAAAGGGAGGGTCCATCAGCCGCCCAGCTCCGCCACCATGTCCACCCGGTCCAGGCCCGGCCCGTACCCGCCTGGCACCCGCCCCACCTCGCGGAAGCCGAAGCGGGCGAAGAAGGACGCGCTTTGCGGGGTGGTGTCCAGATGGGCCTCCCGCGCCCCCAGCTCCCGCAGCCGCTCCAGCCGGAAGGCCAGCAGCTTTGACCCGTAGCCCCGGCGGTGCGCCTCCCGCGCGACCATGCCCCAGCTCAGGCCCGCAGAACGTTCTGGCCGCGCCAGGTCCAGCCACACGCCGCCGCAGGCCACGACCCTTCCGGTATCTTCCAGCACGAAGTATTCGCCGAACTCGCCGGAGTCGAAAGGCTGACCCAGCCAGGTCTCGAACTCTGCGCGCTCATGCGGCGCGAAGAACCCGGGCACGTTCGAGTCGAAGAGGGCCAGGCAGGCTTCGCGGTCTGTGGACGTGAACGGGCGAACGGTATTCACGCGGCCAGCCTAAATCTTCCGCCCTCGACAGCAAAAGAGCCATCCGGTGAAATGGATGGCCCCCTACTGACTGCTGAACGCTGACGGCTGACGGCTCGGTCAGTACTGCCGCCCGAAGATCACCCGTTTGCCGTACGCGGCGGGTTTCCCGGTATGCACGCACACGCCGCCCTCCTCGCGCTCCGCGAAGAATTCCGCGTCGTCGAGGGGAATGTTGCGGATGGTCGCCTTGGTGTCGTCCTTGATCTGTTTCTCGCTCTCGGGGTCGCCGCAGTGGAAGGCCCGCACCCACTTCCCGGCCTCGATGGCGGCCTGAAACTCCTGGTAGGTGTCCACCGTGACGGTGTTGTCCAGCATGAAGCTCGTCGCGCGCTCCAGCAGCCAAGCCTGGATGCCGTCCAGCCGCGCCCGCATCCCCGAGACGGCTTCCTCGCGGGCCAGCGTCTCCTTCTCCTCGCTGTTGCGGTTTTTCACCACGACCACGCCCGCTTCCAGGTCGCGCGGGCCGAGTTCGATGCGGACGGGCACGCCCTTGAGTTCCCAGTCGTTGTACTTGAAGCCGTTCGTCACGCCGTCGCGCTTGTCCACCCGCACCGAGAGGCCCTGGGCGCGCAGCTCGGCGGCCAGCCGCTCGCCCTCGGCCACCATCTCGTCGAAGTTGTCCTTGCGGCCCACCGGGATCACCACGACCTGAATGGGTGCGATGTTAGGCGGCATGATCAGCCCGAAGTCGTCCCCGTGCGTCATGATGATCGCCCCGATGATGCGGCTGGAAA
Protein-coding sequences here:
- the leuS gene encoding leucine--tRNA ligase, producing the protein MTRIEIQEPRAERYNPHAIEPKWQEAWEQDGLYTFREDPAKTKHYALTMFPYPSGNLHIGHWYANVAPDARARWMRMRGYNVFFPMGFDAFGLPAENAAIKHGLNPATWTYSNIEHMTGQFRRMGTMIDWSRRFATCDPEYYRWNQWFFTEFFRRGLAYKKGGLVNWCPKDQTVLANEQVVDGACERCGTPVERRNLSQWYLKITDYADELLDFSGTDMPERVRLMQTNWIGKSVGAEVTFPTPAGPETVFTTRPDTLLGATFLVLAPEHAKVEALTTPEQAEAVRAYVEAAGRKTDVERQQDVGEKTGVFTGSYATHPVSGQPLPIWVADYVLVTYGTGSIMAVPAHDERDFQFARKFGLPIKEVIRPEGGEAMDPSGAETSYAGEGLIVNSGEFDGLPGGKASIAHVVERLEARGVAQAKTTYRLRDWLVSRQRYWGTPIPIVYCAEHGAQPVPAEQLPVRLPENVEFTPTGQSPLKLDREWTHATCPVCGGPAERDTDTMDTFVDSSWYMYRYLSPHDGARPFDPAHANLLPVDLYTGGIEHAILHLLYSRFWTKAMRDLGLTTQREPFRWLRNQGIILGPDGEKMSKSRGNVVDPDDLVREYGVDTVRAYLMFIAPWEVGGPWDPSGINGPAKWLGRVWALYFDAQVPGPQEKVTEAELRYAVHSALHKVTGDFERLSFNTIIAALMELTNTLVKAKRSPAFGTPAWQEALDIFNRMLAPVVPHIAEEIWTQRGGQESVHVQSWPQVDEAAATRDTVTVGVQVSGKVRGQVEISKTASQAEAMAAARAHPDVARFVEGKETVKEIYVPGRIINIVVK
- a CDS encoding GNAT family N-acetyltransferase — protein: MNTVRPFTSTDREACLALFDSNVPGFFAPHERAEFETWLGQPFDSGEFGEYFVLEDTGRVVACGGVWLDLARPERSAGLSWGMVAREAHRRGYGSKLLAFRLERLRELGAREAHLDTTPQSASFFARFGFREVGRVPGGYGPGLDRVDMVAELGG